The Selenomonas sp. AB3002 genome contains a region encoding:
- a CDS encoding Holliday junction resolvase RecU: MQFVARAHPDFIGCLRGGRLIAIEAKYTQTDRIKYSAVTETQAEILTKYYKAGAGAFICCGIGKGYELKYFMVPWATWIYMKEIYGHKYATAEDLNPYEVKADMVIHFLDYIGPSGARLEDLMA; the protein is encoded by the coding sequence GTGCAATTCGTCGCTAGGGCGCACCCCGATTTCATTGGCTGCCTCAGGGGAGGCCGTCTTATCGCCATAGAAGCCAAGTATACCCAGACAGACCGCATAAAGTACAGCGCCGTCACCGAAACACAGGCGGAAATCCTCACCAAATACTATAAGGCGGGGGCGGGTGCTTTTATCTGCTGTGGCATAGGCAAGGGATACGAACTAAAGTATTTTATGGTGCCCTGGGCAACATGGATCTACATGAAGGAAATCTATGGCCATAAGTACGCCACGGCTGAGGATTTGAACCCCTATGAGGTGAAGGCCGATATGGTGATTCATTTCCTCGACTACATAGGCCCCAGCGGTGCAAGGCTGGAAGACCTGATGGCATAG